In Candidatus Polarisedimenticolia bacterium, a genomic segment contains:
- a CDS encoding acyl-CoA dehydrogenase family protein, which translates to MVKLDPEIQKKLDTISTGVVADHAEEVDRDGAFPQAAMEAIAAAGLYGLISAREVGGLGYGPGAAAAAIQRVAQECGSTAMVLAMHYAGAAVIEKYGPDPVRRDIAKGKHLSTLAFSESGSRSNFWVPTSTAKAAGGRVVLDAEKSWVTSAGQATAYVWSSRPVDAEGLSTLWLVPANATGLAVPRPYNGLGLRGNDSRPVTAKQVAIEEAQRLGDDGAGFALMMETVLPYFNLMNAAFSVGLMEAATTRTAAHASGCRYTHVDASLADLPTIRATIARMRVRTDMSRALLLDSIEAVETGRQDAMLRVLECKAAAGETALDVVAAAMRVCGGAAFRKDVGVERYFRDAQAANVMAPTTDQLYDFIGKAVCGLPLF; encoded by the coding sequence ATGGTCAAGCTCGACCCCGAGATTCAGAAAAAGCTCGATACGATCTCCACAGGAGTCGTCGCCGACCACGCCGAGGAGGTCGACCGCGACGGCGCGTTCCCGCAGGCCGCCATGGAGGCGATCGCGGCGGCCGGTCTCTACGGCCTGATTAGCGCGCGCGAGGTTGGAGGGCTGGGCTACGGGCCGGGCGCTGCGGCAGCCGCGATCCAGCGCGTGGCTCAGGAGTGCGGATCCACCGCGATGGTCCTCGCCATGCATTACGCCGGGGCCGCGGTGATCGAGAAGTACGGCCCGGATCCGGTGCGCCGAGACATCGCGAAGGGCAAGCACCTGAGCACCCTCGCATTTTCCGAGTCCGGCTCGCGCAGCAATTTCTGGGTGCCAACGAGCACGGCGAAGGCCGCCGGCGGGCGTGTGGTGCTCGACGCGGAGAAGAGCTGGGTCACCTCGGCCGGACAGGCGACCGCCTACGTCTGGTCGAGCCGGCCGGTCGATGCCGAGGGGCTGAGCACGCTGTGGCTCGTCCCGGCGAATGCCACGGGGCTCGCGGTGCCGCGCCCGTACAACGGACTGGGGCTGCGCGGAAACGACTCTCGCCCGGTGACGGCAAAGCAGGTCGCGATCGAAGAGGCGCAGCGCCTCGGCGACGACGGCGCAGGTTTCGCGCTCATGATGGAAACGGTCCTCCCCTACTTCAACTTGATGAACGCCGCGTTCTCCGTGGGGTTGATGGAAGCGGCTACGACCCGCACGGCGGCGCACGCGTCAGGGTGCCGGTATACCCACGTGGACGCATCGCTGGCGGACCTGCCAACGATCCGCGCCACCATCGCGCGCATGCGCGTGCGAACCGACATGTCACGGGCGCTGTTGCTCGACTCGATCGAGGCGGTCGAGACCGGTCGGCAGGATGCGATGCTGCGCGTCCTCGAGTGCAAGGCGGCGGCGGGAGAAACCGCGCTCGACGTGGTCGCGGCCGCGATGCGCGTGTGCGGCGGCGCCGCGTTCCGCAAGGACGTCGGCGTCGAGCGCTATTTTCGCGACGCACAGGCGGCCAATGTCATGGCGCCGACGACCGACCAGCTTTACGACTTCATTGGAAAGGCCGTCTGCGGACTCCCGCTTTTCTAG
- a CDS encoding PhnD/SsuA/transferrin family substrate-binding protein: METLILGAVAYDPKVVTIWEGFKQYFVERGLSFDFVLYSNYERQVEGQLTGEVQVAWNSPLAWIEAERAARARGRKATAVAMRDTDRDLTSVVVVRADAPIRTFSDLAGRTVAVGASDSPQATLIPLLAIAKAGLKPGVDLRVLGHDFLVGKHGDHIGGERDAARALIAGKADAACMIDGNHLAFTQEGTLPAGSTRILAQTAPYDHCNFTVLDGVPTPPLARFTELLLAMSYDDPAVRALLDMEGLKQWLPGRVNGYAQLNRAVDAFGTLDAWLERMEAGATQ; encoded by the coding sequence GTGGAAACATTGATCCTCGGCGCGGTCGCCTACGACCCGAAGGTCGTGACGATCTGGGAAGGGTTCAAGCAGTATTTCGTCGAGCGCGGGCTTTCGTTCGACTTCGTCCTGTATTCCAACTATGAGCGGCAGGTCGAGGGACAGCTCACGGGCGAGGTTCAGGTCGCCTGGAACTCACCGCTTGCCTGGATCGAGGCGGAGCGGGCTGCACGAGCGCGAGGGCGCAAGGCCACCGCCGTCGCGATGCGCGACACCGATCGCGACCTGACGTCTGTGGTGGTCGTTCGGGCGGATGCGCCGATCCGGACGTTTTCCGACCTGGCGGGAAGGACGGTCGCCGTCGGAGCATCGGACTCGCCTCAGGCGACGCTCATCCCGCTCCTTGCGATCGCCAAGGCCGGATTGAAGCCAGGGGTGGACTTGAGGGTCCTGGGCCACGATTTCCTCGTCGGCAAGCATGGCGATCACATCGGCGGCGAGCGCGATGCGGCCCGCGCCCTGATCGCCGGCAAGGCGGACGCCGCCTGCATGATCGACGGAAACCATCTCGCTTTCACCCAGGAAGGGACGCTGCCGGCGGGATCGACACGGATCCTCGCGCAGACCGCCCCTTACGATCACTGCAACTTCACGGTGCTGGACGGTGTTCCCACTCCGCCGCTCGCCCGGTTCACCGAGCTGCTGCTCGCCATGTCGTACGATGACCCCGCCGTTCGCGCGCTGCTCGACATGGAGGGATTGAAGCAGTGGTTGCCCGGGCGCGTGAACGGCTACGCGCAGCTGAATCGCGCGGTCGACGCGTTCGGCACCCTCGATGCCTGGCTCGAGCGCATGGAGGCGGGAGCAACGCAATGA
- a CDS encoding PKD domain-containing protein: TGSSDTGGSGLAGYRVYRGGVQIATTTVASYSSTSLSASTGYSFTVAAYDNAGNISAPSTAASATTPACANLPPIAYAGLDQTTSVGTAVTFNGSGSSDSDGTISSYAWDFGDGASGTGISASHAYSTSGTKTVTLTVTDNSGARASDTAFVTVQTAASGQHLWSTRLGGSTLSDSVIVNAVVADASGNVFIAGQLEGRVTVGGAALSSTGDKDIFIAKYSSSGAYQWSRSFGSTGSDIGYGIGVDSSGNVVVIGQFSGTVDFGGGGLTSAGGTDIFLAKYSSSGAHLWSKRFGGTGNEVGYGIAVAGNGDMALTGYFGYFGDATTDFGGGRLTSVGGQDIFVAKFSASGDHVWSRAMGGTGQDTGFSVGMDSGGNVVVTGYFQNAVNFGGGSLTSTGGTDIFLMKYSASGTHVWSKRFGGASDDRGTGIAVAGTGEVVVTGYFNATADFGGGAQVSTGGSDIFLAKYSSDGAHAWSKVFGTTYGYGDVSRGVALDASGNIALTGSILGPVDFGGGPLAETGSYDIFAAKFSASGAHLWSKRFGVLYDDHGDAIAMDAGGNIIAVGDFFQGVDFGGGQLLSPGNIDGYLVKFGP; this comes from the coding sequence GACGGGATCCAGCGACACGGGCGGGTCGGGGCTTGCCGGCTACAGGGTGTATCGCGGCGGAGTGCAGATCGCTACGACCACCGTAGCTTCCTACAGCAGCACCTCTCTGTCGGCCTCCACCGGCTACTCGTTCACCGTCGCGGCATATGACAATGCCGGAAACATCTCGGCTCCGAGCACCGCGGCGAGCGCCACCACGCCGGCCTGTGCAAACCTGCCACCTATCGCCTACGCCGGTCTTGACCAGACCACCAGCGTGGGGACAGCCGTCACCTTCAATGGCTCCGGCTCGTCGGATTCCGATGGAACGATCAGCTCTTATGCATGGGATTTCGGTGACGGAGCTTCGGGGACAGGCATCTCCGCTAGCCACGCCTACTCGACTTCCGGAACCAAGACAGTCACCTTGACCGTCACGGACAATTCCGGGGCCAGGGCCAGCGATACGGCATTTGTGACCGTCCAGACGGCGGCAAGCGGTCAACACTTGTGGTCGACGCGGCTCGGGGGCTCAACCCTGAGCGATTCGGTGATCGTCAATGCCGTCGTCGCCGACGCCAGCGGCAACGTATTCATCGCCGGTCAATTGGAAGGTAGAGTGACCGTCGGCGGGGCGGCTTTGAGCAGCACGGGCGACAAGGACATCTTCATCGCGAAGTACTCTTCTTCGGGAGCTTACCAGTGGTCCAGGAGCTTCGGGTCCACCGGTAGCGACATTGGCTACGGCATCGGGGTGGACAGCAGCGGCAACGTTGTCGTCATCGGCCAATTCTCGGGGACCGTAGATTTCGGCGGAGGCGGCCTGACGAGTGCCGGTGGAACCGACATCTTCCTCGCCAAGTACTCCTCCTCGGGAGCTCACCTGTGGTCCAAGCGCTTTGGCGGCACGGGCAACGAGGTGGGCTATGGGATCGCGGTAGCGGGCAACGGAGACATGGCTCTGACGGGATACTTCGGGTATTTCGGCGACGCCACCACCGACTTCGGCGGCGGACGGTTGACCAGCGTTGGCGGACAGGACATCTTCGTTGCGAAGTTCTCCGCTTCGGGCGATCACGTGTGGTCCAGGGCCATGGGTGGAACCGGTCAGGACACGGGGTTCAGCGTCGGGATGGATAGCGGTGGCAACGTCGTCGTGACCGGCTACTTCCAAAACGCTGTGAACTTCGGGGGCGGCTCGCTGACCAGCACGGGCGGTACCGACATTTTCCTGATGAAGTATTCGGCGTCGGGGACGCATGTCTGGTCCAAGCGCTTCGGTGGCGCGAGCGATGATCGAGGCACAGGGATCGCGGTGGCCGGAACCGGAGAAGTCGTGGTGACCGGGTACTTCAACGCGACGGCCGACTTCGGTGGTGGAGCACAGGTCAGCACCGGAGGCAGCGACATCTTTCTCGCCAAGTACTCGAGCGACGGCGCCCACGCCTGGTCCAAGGTTTTCGGAACGACTTACGGGTATGGAGATGTCTCTCGTGGAGTCGCGCTGGATGCCTCCGGCAACATCGCGTTGACGGGAAGCATCCTGGGGCCCGTGGATTTCGGCGGGGGACCCCTGGCCGAGACGGGAAGCTACGACATTTTCGCCGCGAAGTTCTCAGCCTCCGGCGCGCACCTGTGGTCGAAGCGCTTCGGGGTTCTCTATGACGATCATGGAGACGCCATTGCCATGGATGCAGGAGGCAACATCATCGCGGTGGGAGACTTCTTCCAAGGAGTCGATTTCGGCGGAGGCCAGCTGCTGAGCCCGGGGAATATCGACGGCTACCTGGTGAAATTCGGGCCCTGA
- a CDS encoding DUF4215 domain-containing protein, whose translation MVALIGGQAAWAHQNPAGCTGNQLDVSLLKDKTSIVSGETVTYTVVARNDSPTACDVTGATITFHCPAADGTPTGASTVCASNADFLVPFAPVNLCVVPCTVTVNPGVTLATAGVTGAGTLHDIPDSDIDVVNINRTVSVQVKICGDGTINQTCETCDTSAFPANAPSSHGACRTGGECGTTSCTFCGDGIVNGGEQCDDGNNVDTDTCRNNCLLPICGDSIVGNTPNETCDPPGTPAGNNGNTCRGDCTVCGDGIVNDGEQCDDGNGVDTDACNNSCTPPICGDNVINNSGCGETCDTNTFPGNAPATHGPCRPGPCGQPAACTFCGDGIVNGGEQCDDGNNVDTDSCQNNCTPPLRCSVVIDKTVAPDDGIGGGTACDGNPDGPFSDNVTVDQAACVVYKICVQNTGLQVLNGNGVKVNDPVLGTVNLDYGTINPGQTICKQTTGFFTAPNCTGGNPAGTSCLCTEVAGINTATISSAICQASQENACTQPGSDCTDTANVACLAPGSCRMTGGHNYDVVDAEFDENGKVYTTGGQIGAPNESGCCDLPPKGKCVDGKCTGGLNGGDSCATNDDCPNDPGRNSHCPWGDWEHNHHSGPDDSGSVKSGSFAFHSGTAAAPNEAFISSVQCSDPGWCVQARPAPFKQIYWEGTGVFHNNKDKSKDIPIPFFGACGANQPVAWSNKVNGTLHYYKAHVSDFGEPAGIFQKPVGACKMDESCASKEPNGVVEINNCELGNECLIDSVADPVKTALHPLCQAQTCSECPDAYEIEIHCSADPSSPVAYRVSHFIREGNFQLHPPVGDSCNPECGDGVCDPGVTGTAETCQSCSIDCCP comes from the coding sequence ATGGTGGCCCTGATCGGCGGACAGGCCGCATGGGCACACCAGAACCCAGCGGGTTGTACCGGGAACCAGCTCGACGTAAGCCTCTTGAAGGACAAGACGTCTATCGTCAGCGGTGAGACCGTGACCTACACCGTCGTGGCCAGGAACGATTCCCCGACGGCTTGCGATGTCACCGGTGCCACGATCACGTTTCACTGTCCGGCGGCGGACGGAACCCCCACGGGGGCTTCGACGGTCTGTGCGTCCAACGCCGATTTCCTGGTGCCTTTCGCGCCGGTCAACCTGTGCGTCGTTCCTTGCACCGTCACCGTGAACCCCGGAGTTACTCTGGCCACGGCCGGTGTGACCGGGGCCGGGACGCTGCATGACATTCCGGACAGCGATATCGACGTAGTGAACATCAACCGGACGGTGTCGGTCCAGGTCAAGATTTGCGGCGATGGCACCATCAACCAGACCTGCGAGACCTGCGACACCAGCGCCTTCCCGGCCAACGCTCCCTCCAGCCACGGGGCCTGCCGGACGGGCGGTGAATGCGGCACGACCAGCTGCACGTTCTGCGGTGACGGCATCGTCAATGGCGGCGAGCAGTGCGACGACGGCAACAACGTCGACACCGACACCTGCCGGAACAACTGCCTCTTGCCGATCTGCGGCGACAGTATCGTGGGCAACACACCGAATGAGACCTGCGATCCTCCCGGGACGCCTGCCGGCAACAATGGCAATACCTGCCGCGGCGACTGCACGGTGTGCGGTGACGGCATCGTGAACGACGGCGAGCAGTGCGACGACGGCAACGGGGTGGATACCGACGCCTGCAATAACAGCTGCACACCGCCTATCTGCGGCGATAACGTCATCAACAATTCGGGCTGCGGGGAGACCTGCGACACCAACACCTTCCCGGGCAATGCTCCTGCCACCCACGGCCCATGCCGCCCCGGCCCCTGCGGGCAGCCTGCCGCCTGCACCTTCTGCGGCGATGGCATCGTCAACGGCGGCGAGCAGTGCGACGACGGCAACAACGTCGACACCGATAGCTGCCAGAATAACTGCACGCCTCCCCTGCGCTGTTCGGTGGTCATCGACAAGACCGTGGCACCGGACGACGGCATCGGCGGTGGAACTGCGTGTGACGGCAATCCGGATGGACCTTTCTCGGATAACGTTACGGTCGATCAGGCCGCCTGTGTGGTTTACAAGATCTGCGTGCAAAACACGGGTCTGCAGGTCCTCAACGGAAACGGCGTCAAGGTTAATGATCCGGTTCTCGGGACCGTGAACCTCGACTACGGGACGATCAACCCGGGTCAGACCATCTGCAAGCAGACGACAGGTTTCTTCACGGCACCCAATTGCACAGGCGGCAACCCAGCTGGCACGTCGTGCCTCTGCACCGAGGTGGCGGGCATCAATACGGCCACCATCTCTTCCGCCATCTGTCAGGCCTCCCAAGAGAACGCCTGTACTCAGCCGGGCTCTGACTGCACGGACACGGCCAACGTGGCCTGCCTCGCTCCGGGATCCTGCCGCATGACCGGTGGACACAATTACGATGTCGTGGACGCCGAGTTCGATGAGAACGGCAAGGTCTACACGACGGGCGGTCAGATCGGCGCCCCGAACGAGTCCGGTTGCTGCGACTTGCCGCCGAAGGGCAAGTGCGTAGACGGCAAGTGCACGGGTGGGTTGAATGGCGGCGACTCTTGCGCGACCAACGACGATTGCCCGAACGACCCCGGACGGAATTCCCACTGTCCGTGGGGCGATTGGGAGCACAACCACCACAGCGGGCCGGACGATAGTGGCAGCGTGAAGAGTGGAAGCTTTGCCTTCCATTCGGGTACGGCTGCAGCGCCGAACGAGGCGTTCATTTCCAGCGTCCAGTGCTCCGACCCCGGCTGGTGCGTGCAGGCACGGCCGGCGCCCTTCAAGCAGATCTACTGGGAAGGCACCGGTGTGTTCCACAACAACAAGGACAAGAGCAAGGACATCCCGATCCCCTTCTTCGGTGCCTGCGGTGCGAATCAGCCGGTGGCATGGAGCAACAAGGTCAACGGGACGCTCCACTACTACAAGGCCCACGTCAGTGACTTCGGCGAGCCTGCGGGCATCTTCCAGAAGCCTGTGGGGGCCTGTAAGATGGACGAGTCCTGCGCCAGTAAGGAGCCCAATGGTGTAGTTGAAATCAACAACTGCGAGTTGGGCAATGAGTGCCTGATCGACTCAGTGGCAGATCCTGTGAAGACGGCTCTGCATCCACTGTGCCAGGCACAGACCTGCTCGGAATGCCCTGACGCGTATGAGATCGAGATCCACTGCAGCGCGGATCCGAGCTCGCCGGTCGCGTACCGGGTGTCGCACTTCATCAGGGAAGGAAACTTCCAGCTCCATCCGCCGGTCGGGGATTCTTGCAACCCCGAGTGTGGTGATGGGGTGTGCGATCCCGGCGTAACGGGCACGGCCGAAACCTGCCAGTCCTGTTCGATTGATTGCTGCCCCTAA
- a CDS encoding ferritin-like domain-containing protein, whose protein sequence is MTGIPGIELGALGLDRGAHLLLKHALRQIPVGAPLDVFGSHQDLAVHLRAWCRAQGHEITLFPDGQGSGPAARIVRGSAETGRWKGAESAGAPDRTLPGGVVDKPPARWGLAARGAKVEAGGPAFDFPLSDKDVVWADEAAALYAQAAAAQWDPATAVDWTAPITHPPEIEDAVVQVMTFLVENETAALIVPASFLAKIHPHFREVLQLLAIQAADEARHIECFTRRALLVRKDMGLSTVGGQESLKTLLEEPDFALAFFLLSVLGEGSFLSLLWFLHESAPDPVTREVCRLAAQDEARHVAFGLAHLRRHMGLDPGLRPRLAAAVERRHEALRNTDGLNEEVFDALVLLAAGSWEIEDLGTGHDRVVALRKEMDLGRRQRLEKLGFPVDEAEALSALHTRNFM, encoded by the coding sequence ATGACCGGTATCCCGGGAATCGAGCTCGGCGCCCTGGGTCTCGATCGTGGCGCACATCTTCTCTTGAAGCACGCGTTGCGGCAGATCCCCGTGGGGGCGCCACTCGACGTGTTCGGATCGCACCAGGACCTTGCGGTTCACCTGCGCGCCTGGTGCAGGGCGCAGGGACATGAGATCACGCTGTTTCCCGACGGCCAGGGGTCCGGGCCGGCCGCGCGCATCGTGCGGGGTTCGGCCGAGACCGGACGCTGGAAAGGAGCCGAGTCCGCGGGGGCTCCTGACCGCACGCTGCCGGGCGGTGTGGTCGACAAGCCGCCGGCGCGCTGGGGTCTCGCGGCGCGCGGCGCGAAGGTCGAGGCCGGCGGCCCTGCCTTCGATTTTCCGTTGTCCGACAAGGATGTCGTCTGGGCGGACGAAGCGGCCGCGCTCTATGCGCAGGCCGCGGCGGCGCAGTGGGATCCCGCCACGGCAGTCGATTGGACCGCGCCCATCACGCACCCGCCGGAAATCGAAGACGCCGTCGTCCAGGTGATGACCTTTCTCGTCGAGAACGAGACCGCGGCGCTCATCGTGCCCGCAAGCTTCCTCGCAAAGATCCATCCTCACTTCCGCGAGGTCTTGCAGCTGCTGGCGATTCAGGCGGCCGACGAGGCGCGCCACATCGAGTGCTTCACTCGCCGCGCCCTGCTCGTGCGGAAGGACATGGGCCTCTCGACGGTCGGCGGCCAGGAATCGTTGAAGACGCTCCTCGAGGAACCCGACTTCGCGCTGGCGTTCTTCCTGCTCTCCGTCCTCGGCGAAGGGTCCTTTCTGTCGCTGCTGTGGTTTCTGCACGAGAGCGCCCCCGATCCGGTCACGCGTGAGGTTTGCCGCCTCGCGGCGCAGGACGAGGCCCGCCATGTGGCCTTCGGCCTGGCGCATCTGCGCCGTCACATGGGACTGGACCCGGGGCTGCGCCCACGCCTTGCCGCCGCCGTCGAGCGCCGTCACGAGGCGCTGCGGAACACCGACGGGCTGAACGAGGAAGTCTTCGATGCGCTGGTACTCCTCGCGGCGGGTTCGTGGGAGATTGAAGATCTTGGGACGGGGCACGACCGGGTCGTGGCACTTCGGAAGGAGATGGACCTCGGACGCCGCCAGCGCCTCGAGAAGTTGGGCTTCCCTGTCGACGAGGCCGAGGCGCTTTCCGCGCTGCACACGCGTAACTTCATGTAG